A window of Macrobrachium rosenbergii isolate ZJJX-2024 chromosome 15, ASM4041242v1, whole genome shotgun sequence contains these coding sequences:
- the LOC136846317 gene encoding mediator of RNA polymerase II transcription subunit 19-like, which produces MDHEDDKYKCIDDERQITRLFDKVIIIKKKKKKKKKKKKMKKKKKKKKKKKKKKKKKKKEEEVGKLKRRKGLLRRQIPRIQATATPWTVLGRTQSFGLEVPPSNYGLIRLIAYRPCDVQHQQQQQQQQEKQQRR; this is translated from the exons ATGGACCATgaagatgataaatataaatgcattgaTGACGAACGCCAGATCACACGG CTTTTTGATAAGGTGATTatcataaagaagaagaagaagaagaagaagaagaagaagaagatgaagaagaagaagaagaagaagaagaagaagaagaagaagaagaagaagaagaagaaagaagaagaagtaggaaagC TGAAACGTCGAAAGGGTCTCTTACGTCGTCAAATCCCGAGGATTCAAGCAACGGCAACGCCGTGGACCGTCCTGGGCCGTACTCAAAGCTTTGGACTGGAAGTTCCTCCGTCTAATTATGGGCTGATTCGTCTAATTGCATACCGGCCTTGTGATGtgcagcaccagcagcagcagcagcaacagcaggagaagcagcagcgACGCTAA